A window of the Aminivibrio sp. genome harbors these coding sequences:
- a CDS encoding DJ-1/PfpI family protein — protein sequence MIQAGILVFPDVEELDFVGPFETLSAANAVKPDSMDVKILAFQDGPIKAANGLRFLPDGGADLCPRLDVLILPGGQGRRIAVRDKRVINFVKERYEQVRFLGTVCTGAFIAAEAGLLEGRAATTHHGYFEELDSYPGVKVMEKKVVKDGRILTAGGVSSGIDLSLWILALLFDSDFAAEAAGYIEYPFRPDGFFEK from the coding sequence GTGATACAGGCAGGAATACTTGTTTTTCCCGACGTGGAGGAGCTGGATTTTGTCGGCCCCTTTGAGACGCTTTCGGCGGCGAACGCCGTGAAGCCGGACAGCATGGACGTGAAAATTCTCGCCTTCCAGGACGGACCCATCAAGGCAGCCAACGGTCTGCGTTTCCTGCCCGACGGAGGGGCCGATCTCTGCCCACGGCTGGACGTGCTCATCCTTCCGGGAGGGCAGGGACGGCGGATCGCCGTCAGGGACAAACGGGTGATCAACTTCGTGAAGGAGCGGTACGAGCAGGTGCGCTTCCTGGGCACGGTGTGCACCGGAGCCTTCATAGCCGCCGAGGCGGGGCTTCTAGAGGGAAGGGCTGCCACCACCCACCACGGCTATTTCGAGGAGCTCGATTCCTACCCCGGCGTCAAGGTCATGGAGAAGAAGGTGGTGAAGGACGGCCGGATTCTCACAGCCGGAGGCGTCAGTTCCGGGATCGACCTTTCCCTGTGGATTCTTGCCCTCCTCTTCGACTCTGATTTCGCCGCCGAGGCGGCGGGCTACATCGAGTACCCCTTCCGTCCCGACGGATTTTTCGAGAAATAG